GAGTTCATCGATCAAATGACTCTCCGCGTGCAAGGCGCACTTTATCCAGCGGTTCGACCAAGAGATGTGCTGGCCTTCACCTTCGCGCTTCCTTCAGCCTCGACACAACGCAGAATTATCGCGAAGATCGACGCTCTCTTCTCAGAGCTCGACAAGGGCGTAGAAAGCCTGAAGACCGCCCGCGAGCAACTCAAGGTCTATCGCCAAGCCGTCCTCAAGCAGGCGCTCGAGGGTAAGCTCACTATCCAGTGGAGGAAAGAGAACAAGGAAAAACTCGAGCTACCCGAGCAAATTCTGAAGCACATCCAGAAGGAACGCGATGCCCGCTACGAACAGCAACTCTTGGGTAGGAAAGATGCCATTAATGCCTCGGAGTCAAATGAAAACGAGGTTAAGAAAACCCGGAAGCCCAAGACGTCTGAATGCGCAGATATGCGCAACACTTTTTTAGTCGAGATTCCTAAGGAGTGGACTTGTGCGCCGATAAAGGATCTCAATTCTGATGTTTTTGATGGTCCATTTGGCTCCCATCTGAAGACCCATGATTATGTAAGCGAAGGTGTTCGTGTTATCAGGCTAGAGAATATCGGACATCTGGTATTTGTGGACAGCAAGCAATCGTTCGTAACCTTTGAAAAATACCAAACGATAAAAAAACATACGGTTCATCATGGAGACGTGATTGTTGCCTCTTTCGTGACGGATAGTATACGCGCAGCGATACTTCCTGAAACCGTTGATCTCGCCATCAACAAAGCGGATTGCTTTTGCCTGCGCCTTTACGGCGAGTCGGTTCGTAACGACTTCGTGGCAGCGTTCCTATCAACGCGGTCCGCCTATAAACAAATTGAATCGGAAGTTCACGGGGTTGGACGCCCGAGGATAAACACTGCCCAACTAAAGAATTTTACAATTCCCGTCTGCTCACGAGAAGAGCAGAATCTAATCATGCAATTATTAAGCGAAAAATTGTCGTTAATCGAGAATCTGGATTCATTAATCGATTGCGAAATTCAAAGATGCGAGGTGCTCCGCCAATCTATCCTCAAGAAAGCCTTCTCCGGCCAACTCGTCCCACAAGATCCCAATGACGAGCCCGCTTCGGTGCTTCTCGAACGTATCCGCACGGAGAAGGCGGCCCAGGCCAAGACCACCAAGGACAGCGTCAAACGCCGGACTCGCGTCAAGCGGGCCGCGCCGACATGACCGTCCCCGACCAACCGAAGCTCTACCACATTGCCCATGTCGATCGGCTGCCGTCGATCGTCACTGATGCCTGCCTCTGGTGCGATGCCGAGATCGTCCGACGCGCGCCGTCGGGGACCACCATCGGGATGACGAGCATCAAACAACGGCGGCTCACCGAGCTGACGCTGACAAGCCATCCGGCTCTGAAGGTCGGCGACTGCGTGCCGTTCTATTTCTGCGCACGATCGATCATGCTCTACCTGATCCATCAGGCGAACCATCCCGAGCTGGCGTATCGCGGCGGTCAAGGCCCGATCATCCATCTGCAGGCCGACCTCAACGCTTGTGTTGCTTGGGCCGACGAACATGGACAGCGATGGGCCTTCACCCTATCGAACGCGGGCTCGCGCTTCTTCGAGGATCGCTGCGACCTCGCACAGTTGCACGAGATCGACTGGCAAGCGGTCGAAGCCAGGCAGTGGCACACCTGCAAAGAAGGCAAGCAGGCCGAGTTTCTGCTGGAGCGTCGCTTCCCTTGGCACCTGATCGAGTGCATCGGTGTCTACTCACAGGCCATGTTGCAGCAGGTGTCCCGTGTGTTGCCGCCGGACGGACATCGGCCAAACGTCGAAGTCAGAACAGATTGGTATTACTGAGACGGAAACGCCCAAGATGATCGAATACAAACACGGCGATATTCTGTGCGAGGATGCCGAGGCGCTGATCAATACGGTGAATTGCGTTGGCGTAATGGGCCGCGGTATCGCGCTTCAGTTCAAAAAAGCCTTCCCGGAAAATTTCAAGGCGTATGCGGCGGCATGCCGGAACGCCGAGGTTCAGCCCGGGAGGATGTTCGTCTTCGAGACCGGGCAACTCACCAACCCGCGTTACATCATCAATTTCCCCACCAAGCGTCACTGGCGCGGGGCGAGTCGGATGGAGGACATCGACGCGGGCCTCGATGCGCTGGTGGAGACGCTCCAGCGTCACGACATCCGCTCCATCGCCGTCCCGCCCTTGGGCAGTGGACTGGGCGGGCTCGACTGGTCGGCGGTCCGCCCACGTATCGAGTCCGCGTTGCGTCACCTGACGGACGTGCGCGTGGTCATCTACGAGCCAAAAGGCGCTCCTCCGACCGAGACAATGGTCCGCAACCGCAAGGTACCGAAGATCACCGCCGGGCGTGCCGCGCTGGTGGAGCTGATGAACCGCTACCTCGATGGACTGCTCGATCCCTCGGTCACGTTGCTGGAGGTGCATAAGCTCATGTATTTCATGCAGGAGGCAGGCGAGCCGCTGCGGCTCAAGTATGTGAAGGCCGCATATGGCCCCTATGCCGAAAACCTGCGTCATGTGCTGAATGCCATCGAGGGGCATCTGGTTGCCGGCTATGCCGACGGCGGCGACGCACCGGGGAAACAACTCACGCTGATACCGGGCGCGGTTGCGGATGCCGCGCTGTTCCTGCGGCAACATCCGGAAACGCAAGCCCGGTTCGATCGCGTCTCGGCGCTCGTTGACGGCTTCGAAAGCCCGTCGGGCCTAGAGCTTCTGTCTTCGGTGCACTGGATCATGAAGCGCGAGTCCATCGCATCCCCGGCTGAGTTGGCCGACCGGCTCTACGCCTGGAGCGAGCGCAAGCGCCGCTTCACACCGCGCCAGATCGGGATCGCCATTGATGTGTTGACGAGTCACGATTTGGCCGGCGGTAAGCGCGGGCACACATCAATGCCGGTCAGGCAAGTGTGACGCGAAAGCGTCCAACAGGCCTCCGGTCGAGCTTCTCCTCGATCACGGCGATCGGCTCGCCGGTCTCGATTGCGGTCGAGCTAGCCAACCCGCGCACGCGATTGCGTCGAGCCTTCACGGGCTCTTTCAGGTAAGGATTCGTATGGGACAGTGTGTTGTTTTTCATGCGTTGATGATAACGCCAAACGCCATTCCACCAGTGCTCCGAGATGCAGGAGTGCCCCGCGCATGAACGCCTCCACCATAATCTCCAAGGTCTGGGGCTTCTGCACCACACTGCGTGACGACGGCGTGGGCTATGGGGATTATCTGGAGCAGCTCACCTATCTGATCTTCCTGAAGATGGCGGCGGAGTATGCCGGGCCGCCGTACAAGCGCGATGTCGGTATCCCGGACCGCTACAACTGGCAGAGCCTCAAGGCCCGGCGCGGTGCCGAGTTGGAGGCGCACTACATCGATCTGTTGCGCGAGCTGGGCACACGGCCCGGGATGCTGGGCAAGATCTTCACCAAGGCGCAGAACAAGATCCAGGATCCGGCCAAGCTCTCACGTCTGATCGCGATGGTGGACGAGGAGCAATGGGTCGTGATGGGTGCCGATGTCAAAGGCGACATCTACGAAGGGCTGCTGGAGAGGAACGCCGAGGACACCAAGTCGGGCGCCGGCCAGTATTTCACGCCGCGCGCCCTGATCCGCGCCATGGTGGAATGCGTGCGACCGGAACCGGGCAAGACGATTGCGGATCCGGCCTGCGGGACCGGCGGATTCTTTCTCGCCGCTTACGATTTCATCACCCACTCGGGGAATTACCACCTCGACAAGGCACAGAAGGCATTCCTGAAGCATGAGACCTTCCACGGTCACGAGATCGTCGCCAATACGCGGCGGCTGTGCCTGATGAATCTCTTTCTGCACAACATCGGCGAGATCGACGGCGAAGGGATGATCTCATCGCAGGACGCGCTGGTGGCCGCCAGCACGCGAAGCTATGACTACGTGCTCGCCAATCC
The sequence above is drawn from the Thiocapsa rosea genome and encodes:
- a CDS encoding restriction endonuclease subunit S: MIKADRRLKRITNAKTISSDQTPNRAKQRLEAGDVLVSMTRPNLNAIALVPEDLDGAIGSTGFYVLRSKWVAPKFLFYLVQTREFIDQMTLRVQGALYPAVRPRDVLAFTFALPSASTQRRIIAKIDALFSELDKGVESLKTAREQLKVYRQAVLKQALEGKLTIQWRKENKEKLELPEQILKHIQKERDARYEQQLLGRKDAINASESNENEVKKTRKPKTSECADMRNTFLVEIPKEWTCAPIKDLNSDVFDGPFGSHLKTHDYVSEGVRVIRLENIGHLVFVDSKQSFVTFEKYQTIKKHTVHHGDVIVASFVTDSIRAAILPETVDLAINKADCFCLRLYGESVRNDFVAAFLSTRSAYKQIESEVHGVGRPRINTAQLKNFTIPVCSREEQNLIMQLLSEKLSLIENLDSLIDCEIQRCEVLRQSILKKAFSGQLVPQDPNDEPASVLLERIRTEKAAQAKTTKDSVKRRTRVKRAAPT
- the darT gene encoding type II toxin-antitoxin system toxin DNA ADP-ribosyl transferase DarT, giving the protein MTVPDQPKLYHIAHVDRLPSIVTDACLWCDAEIVRRAPSGTTIGMTSIKQRRLTELTLTSHPALKVGDCVPFYFCARSIMLYLIHQANHPELAYRGGQGPIIHLQADLNACVAWADEHGQRWAFTLSNAGSRFFEDRCDLAQLHEIDWQAVEARQWHTCKEGKQAEFLLERRFPWHLIECIGVYSQAMLQQVSRVLPPDGHRPNVEVRTDWYY
- the darG gene encoding type II toxin-antitoxin system antitoxin DNA ADP-ribosyl glycohydrolase DarG; its protein translation is MIEYKHGDILCEDAEALINTVNCVGVMGRGIALQFKKAFPENFKAYAAACRNAEVQPGRMFVFETGQLTNPRYIINFPTKRHWRGASRMEDIDAGLDALVETLQRHDIRSIAVPPLGSGLGGLDWSAVRPRIESALRHLTDVRVVIYEPKGAPPTETMVRNRKVPKITAGRAALVELMNRYLDGLLDPSVTLLEVHKLMYFMQEAGEPLRLKYVKAAYGPYAENLRHVLNAIEGHLVAGYADGGDAPGKQLTLIPGAVADAALFLRQHPETQARFDRVSALVDGFESPSGLELLSSVHWIMKRESIASPAELADRLYAWSERKRRFTPRQIGIAIDVLTSHDLAGGKRGHTSMPVRQV
- a CDS encoding HsdM family class I SAM-dependent methyltransferase is translated as MNASTIISKVWGFCTTLRDDGVGYGDYLEQLTYLIFLKMAAEYAGPPYKRDVGIPDRYNWQSLKARRGAELEAHYIDLLRELGTRPGMLGKIFTKAQNKIQDPAKLSRLIAMVDEEQWVVMGADVKGDIYEGLLERNAEDTKSGAGQYFTPRALIRAMVECVRPEPGKTIADPACGTGGFFLAAYDFITHSGNYHLDKAQKAFLKHETFHGHEIVANTRRLCLMNLFLHNIGEIDGEGMISSQDALVAASTRSYDYVLANPPFGKKSSMSFTNEDGEADTEELTYNRQDFWATTSNKQLNFVQHIRTMLKTTGRAAVVVPDNVLFEGGAGETIRKQLLKTTDLHTILRLPTGVFYAQGVKANVIFFDNRVASPDPWTREVWYYDYRTNVHHTLKKKPMRFEDLADFVACYNPSNRHKRKPTWDADTNPEGRWRRFGYEELVARDKTSLDVFWLKDKTLTDLDNLPEPDDLAAEIIENLEAGLNSFREVLAGLGKP